A window of Saimiri boliviensis isolate mSaiBol1 chromosome 1, mSaiBol1.pri, whole genome shotgun sequence genomic DNA:
ACAGCATACTAGTTTAAAATTAGCCTAATGTATAATCTTTCAGTAATTATCACTCATACCGGTGTAATCAAAGGAAATGTCCTGTGCTTTTGTTAAGTATTGGATTCAAAAGCATTTAGaaaattctcatattttattGATCAGAGTGGGTGATATTTTAACACATGCTTCATACTTCTTGTATTATCAGTATTTCTTCACCTTTTCTTTCAATAGAAGGCGCTTACAGCTCAATGCTAATCAAGCCTTCTTCCTGTTGGTGAATGGACACAGCATGGTGAGCGTCTCCACGCCAATCTCAGAGGTGTATGAGAGTGAGAAGGATGAAGATGGATTCCTGTACATGGTCTATGCCTCCCAGGAGACGTTTGGGATGAAATTGTCAGTGTAAAACCAGAAAAATGCAtctattctagaatttttttaaacccttaccaaggaaaaaaaagggaTATTATCAACTGAGATCGATCAGTTCGTCTAATCACAGATCATCAAACTGTAGTGTTTCCACCTAGGAGTGTTAGGaagttgtgtttgtatttgaaGCAGAAAAACTGAGCTCCAAGTGAGCAAGTTCAGCTTTGGAAACTATATTATTTAATGTAGGCTagcttgttttcaaattttaaaagtttaaaaataaaatactttgcattCTAAGTTGCCAATAAAATAGACCAAGTTATTTTAATGCTCTTTTCTCACTAATAGGAACTTGCAATTCAAGCAGTAATTGAAAGGCTTTCAGAGACCCTGAGTCTTCTCTTCAGATTCACAGAACCCACCGACTTTTTGGGTAAAAGTTTTCTACTCAGCTAGAGAGATCTCCCCAAGAGGATCTTTAGGCCCGAGTTGTGAAGCGTAACCCCCGCAAAACGCATTTGCCATACTAGTTGGCACAAACACAGGGTAAATGGGGTGCAAGAAAACAGCCCTGTCTGTCAACTGCTGCTCATGGTGCCTGACTCCTAACCGAACTATACACAAAGTCCACACTCTTGCAGGGGTAGACATTTCCTATTTGGTTTGTGCTCTAGTTAGTTACACACATAAAGACAGCTCAAAaggaaatttgaatttaattttggtCTAGTTTCTTAAAAGACCCTGGAGAAAGAGTGGCATTTCTTCTGTTTCAGGTtttgtctgacttcaaactaGTGCCCGTGTTGGTACGGAAAGAAGCAGTGCACCTGTGTCATTCTTCAGGACAGCGGTAGAAACCACAGAATAGGGTAACTAAAGGCATTCAGATTCACACACTCCCTTCTATCATCTGGCTTAAAGCTATGGATgatccttttttttattttgtttttttttttaatgttaaatgtgTAACTCAATATTACTGAAAAGATTCCcacatttttaataatagttCAGTTATCACTGTTAGGTCAAACAGCCATCAGAATTTTCCCACACTAAGTGCATGTCAGTTGTGGAGAAAACATAGCAAAAGGAGCCATATCCTTTTAAATGGTAATGTCAGAAGTTAAAGCTCTTCAGGTTCAACCTATGATAAAAGACCAGTGCTTCCCACTACCTGCATGGGGTTCAGTATTTATAGTTTTCTTGGGAGTATCACAGGAAGGTCACAGTTACACCACTTTAGACCGTCCATGTGGCAAGTCACAACTTAACCTTGTGTGTTTAGATGTGTATGGAAAACCTGTGTACGTTAGTGAAAGCCGTTTACTGCAGTGGGGAAACTAGATTCCTTCCATCTGGGCCCTCTACTGATGTTAAAGGAGTTCCTGTCACCTGCTTTCCCGCTGCATGCGTTTGTCCACTTGGCTACCttttaatatgtgtatttttacatTATGTAAATTCTTAACTGGCCTGTCTTGTTTAGACTGTATACATCATATCTGACATTATTGTAACTACTGTGTGATCACTAAGATTCCTATAAGAaatactgcttttttaaaaaaataacatgctgagGGGAGACCTATATTCCACGAGTGAATGGTCACTTTATTTGTAGGATCTTTAAAACGTACATTTTTAATGAAGTAAGTTAAATAAAGGCACAATTAAAAACGGTCATTAAAGTTCAGTTTAATGGGATCAGTGTTTGAGACTTGGATCCCACACTGTTTGTACTTTCCAAAGCCAAGTGGGTCCTTGTATTCCCAAGAGGGGCATCCAGGCTAGTTGTGTCGTGCTGAGGGGGCACTCACGTGGAGGGACTCTGCCCTCTGATGGCCTCTGCCTTGTCAAGGTCGCCCTCCTCGCCTTGGCCAAGGCCCTGCCACCAGGTCCGGACTTTCGAAGTTCTCTTGGGAACTCACGTGCCACAGGATATGATCGATGTATGGCAAGACCCACATGATTTGTGGGAATAAATACCCAATAATCTGCTGTAAACTAACCACCAAAAGTATTAGGTGTATGTTGTCAAGAAAGTGTAACCTCGGGGGAACCAGTGGGGAGCTGCTGGCACCGTGTTCAGATGCAGCATAAACACACTTCAGCACTCAGACCAGTGGCCAGCCTCATCATCTAGGGAACTCTGAGCCCAGCTCCGGTTTAAGTAGGCACCTAAAAGTCTGTTGAAAAATACAAGGGAGTGAGCTGGTAAAACTGCCTTCCCAGGCCAGCCACTCAACAAAAGCACCTGTCCCTGCTTTGTCCTGACTTCAAAGCTCCCCACGGGTGCTGTCCCTACTCACTTCCCAGAGCATATGTTCAGTATGTTGCCACCTCCCCAATCCAGAAGGGTGTGGTCTTAGATGCCATGGGAGCATGATCCTGTAAGTTAGTCACAGGCTGGTGTGGCAGCTGGTGGCTTGCGTTGCTGTCAACCCCCTCTGCGGCAGGCCAGCTCCCTCCCTGGGAAAGAGCCACTTCAAGGTAGGGCCACATCCCTAGGTATCAGATTCATTCACGCCAACTTTGATTTTTATGGAAACTCGTGCTGGAACATCTTTAACCCCAAATGAGGAATTAACATCTTTGTAAATTCCAGGGACacttagaaaatacaaaacttggctgggcatggtggctcatgcctataatcccagcactctgagtggccaaggtgggtggatcacctgaggtcaagagtttgagactagcctgaccaacatggagaaaccccgtctctactaataaactcgccgggcatggtggtgcatgcctgtaatccaagctactcaggaggctgaggcaggagaatcacttgaacctgggaggtagagatggcGGTGAGcagggatcgtgccactgcactccagcctgggcaacaagagccaaactatgttgcctcaaaaaaagagacaactctgttgtctcaaaaaaaggaaaaaaacttggCACCTTGATAGAGAATGAATGGGTTTAAAATcagttatcttttttatttctctgagaagGTAGAAAGGATGGAATCCCTAGTTTGGAGATTCAGACTGATTTGAAAAGGTGTGTGCTTCATATTCTGAAACAAACAGCTAGTGAAATCAAACACAgagccttttttaaaatttttattttcagtacatTAAATTTACTcataaaaacattctaaaaatgtACAATTTGTCCTTTTTaacaaagtataataaaacataaaaaccccaaaaacagAATACTTGACATTTACAATTCAAAATCAAATTAgcagaatattaaatatttacaaaactatatcttttaaaaatatttataaagttacATGCAATTTCGTAGAATTGACAAAAGAATGGCTCAAAAATGGGAGAATTTTCCTTCattcctaaaaagaaaatatgtccaATAGAAGCTGTGAAGATTGAGTACACAAGGTGTTCAGTTTCAGGACCAAAGCCTCTTTTTTTGTGCACGTAAGACTCATACATGTGATGAGGGCTTGTTACAAGACACATGAGGCCGTGGCTCATGGCCACAGCTCCCCCTCATTGGTGAACAGTGGAGCAATGTTGACCTTTGGCCTCAACCAGCACAGTATATGGTTTTCTAGAATATTGCCAAGTGTTGAGTGTTGATTAAAGATGCTTTCATTCAGACCCTTGGGACTTTTCAACAAATTAGCCTCTTCAGAACCCATGGCTTTCAGTGTCACCTGCATGCTGAAAATCATAGCCACCCCTGTTCAGTTCACACAGGACTCTCCTCTCGGACAGCAGTCGAGTCAAGCAGGGAGACGGCTTTCCTCACCATCTGAAGACCTCGGCATGCCGTACTATCAGTCAGATGTACAACGAGCAAGGCATAAAACAAAATGCTGGGAAGCAGGAGAGTGATGAGAAAATGACAGGGAGTGAGGAGGGTGCAACCCAGTTCCCACTGGCCAAGTACCTACAGTGAGGGGCAGCCCCACTCAGCCTGTGTCCAGCTGGGTGATGTTTAGGCAAAGTCACTACCGCCACCACTGTGCCCCAAGACAGTCTGTGGTAGAAACTAACTGTGCTGACTTTGGGCAATACAGGACCCAGAATTCTAAGTACTGAATTAAAAATATGGAACCGACTAACACTACTGTATTAACAAGCTGACTCCTGTAATCTTCTGGAGATGACAGATGATGCTGGTTTCTAAAATACCCAATCACATATATGCATTCGAGAAAAtatcttgtgtttatttttattacaagtGCTAGCTCCCATTTCCTCAGTGCTCTTTAGCAATGAGTTTTTATGTTAAACACTTCCAACTGTCAATATTACcatgaaataaatattagaaaatcagGTAGAAAACTTGAGtgttttgcttaaaaaataaaacgtaGGATTAAATAGCTGTTGTATCCCAACATCACATTCTACTTCCATCTCTACATTCCACTTTCCCCATTCttggagattaaaaaaacagGGTTAGAAACTTCAATATCTGACAGTCTGCAAAGGGCAAAGATGTGGCGCGTGGCCAGTGCCACACCTACCTGGTTGCCACAGCATTCTGATACAGATGACAATTTCAGGAAAATGACTAAGTACTTGAAAGGGTCAGTATGTTCtgtgttttcagatgaggaagtaTTCTGATGAATGCAACACGCTCTTCTCATGCGCCGACCTTGGTTGCTTTTGGAGAGATTCATCAGCACTCACTGCTGGCAAATACTCTCAAGTCCAAGCCTGTGACTCCCTCAGGGAGAGGCCTCACGGACTGGTGGTTCCATTTTCTCTGCACTATGTAGTTCCTATTTACATCTCACGAGTCTCGACTTCGGACAGCCTCCCCGGAGATGTCGCACTGCTGCCAGTGCACATTCAAAATGACTGGAAGCTCCGCAGAGACCTTCGCTGCCGGGAACGCAGCCGTGACTGTGTCGGGACTCGTTTACCTCAGCGCTGAATGCCAGGCTTCGAGTTGAAAACTTTCGGTTTTAATGCTTTGCTGTATTTAAGGTTAACCTCTAACACTTATCAGAATAGTTACAAGGGTAACAACAGACGCTTTCATTCCCCTATACTGaccactaaaacaaaaatgtaaatttttttccttttgttatgaGACAGTTTTCAACAATTTCAGTGTTGAAAtaggatttatttaaaatatttctttgtttaaaaaaccaaaaaatttaaaagtttggcTTTCAGCACATATCCAGGCCACTGTAATGGccttcagaaatattaaaatcGTAAACATCAATGAACACTCTAAGTCTTCCTTTAACGTAATATGACAAGGTCCAGTCTAGTACTCTTTAAGGCAAAGTTGTGTCAGTTCTCattattttgacattttgtaGTGTTTATAATTTAAGAGATCAACGTAACATTCCCCTAAATAGCTGATGTAATAAGCATCACCATTACTTCAACACTGTAATACTGTGTACCACGAGGAGAGAGAATACAGAGGTCTGTTAATTCTGCATTgcatagaaataaaattcaactAAAACTAAAAGCCTGTCATAAAAAAAGTAACATCTTTCTGCTTTAGTTTCTATGAAGTTAGGAACTGCTCTTACAATTCAACCCTCACGTCATGCCTCACTCTAGGGTATTCTTTTGATTTACATCAATTTTTCTTGAGGCTGATTGTCCCATTTTAAGAATGGTCTGAAtactgtcaattttttaaaaaaatattcaactgCAAAATCCCTGGCACGATGTTACCAATCAGTATTTTAACACTGAAGACTTTTGCATTTTAGATCATAGTATTATTTTAGCAGAAAATTCCCTTTAACCTTGAAGATTTAAGTCTGTAAATTTCAGACAAAAGGTTTTCATTTCCGTGGGTTGAAACTGAGAGATCTACAGTGAGGACTTTTATTCCTACCTTACAAAAACCAGACTTGTACAGATCCCGTCGCTCTCGGGTGTGTGGCCGCTTCCAGAGTCCTACCACTTTCCACTGTTTTCCAAGTCATCTTTAACGGAATTAACTACCAATACACAGCCTAATACAAAAGAAGTTGACAGGAGAAAATTCCCAATCTTTTGCTGATAAGTGACAGGACTGTATCATTGTTGAAATGTCTGTCTCAGGTGTGAATCCGCTAGCGGTACGCCTCGGGGTTGGAGGCTCTTGGGGAGCCCGTGGGAGAGAAAGCAACTTGCAAACTCTGCTAAGGACATGCAGCATCCTCACAGCCACTCACAGAGCCGCGCTGTCACCGTGCCCCCGAAAGAGGTCATCTGCAGTGGAAGACAGGGCTCAGAGCCCCTGACCGGCTGGGAAGGAAGGTACTCTCAAAGCTTTGACGGCTATGGATTCTCTGGGACTTGGACCCTTAGAAATTAAGTTGTTGCGAGTAAactatttctatttaataatgtagtttaaatttatttgcagaaaaaattaaaaacctgaaaCTGCTACAAGTGCTTGGAGGAGGGAAGGAATACTAAAATCTCTGTTGTGTCCTAAGTCCAGTAGCCTGCTGGTGCTGACTCTTTAATCTGGATTATTGGAGTCTCTTGCACTGACTGTTCTCAGAGGAGTTTGTCTCCCAGAACTGCAGAGATTTACATCAGGGTACATTCTTCTGTAGTGCAATCCTTAAAAATCCCAGAGATTAGTGCCTAATCACTTTAGgaacgaaacaaaacaaagtcGACATTTTCCCTAGCCCAGGGGTGTCAAGAGTCCGACGGGTGGAACTCCATTTGGAGAACCCCAAGCTCAGTTCTCGATTCAGACCACGTGTAGCTGCCCTGGAATTGACGTGTGAGCCTAGGAGGGCCAATGACGGCAATGCTCTTCGGGAGACACAGGGTCTCTGCACTGCAACCAAAAGTGTCGGTGGCGGATTGCGCCGGCCACAGAAATGCCCGCTAGGCAAGTCTGACACCAAGCTCCAATCTAGGGTTTTGGCAATAAATCGAGTATGATGCACTTCTATGCTAGATTTTCTATCCAGTCTAGGAAAAGTAAAGCACCTttggattaaaaatattaagcTCAACAGCAACTAGACTTCTCAGTTGTGTATTTAATTTTCCTTATGTCTCCATGGCTTAATAATGTTCTGTTGCCAGAGAAAAATATCAATCTGTGGAGTCCAGACTTTCTGCTGGAGGGGCGTATTTCAACCTAAAAGTACCtagagagagggggaaaaagagGTCAAATTTGAATGACTGTAGAATTACCACCAACCACCAATCTGTCCAGTCATTTCCAGAGCCACTGGGCAAGATTCTGGTGCTGGAAATCTAGACCACCCATCCTGTTTCCACTCCCTTCCTGCCCCTGCAAAACAGGACCTAATTTTACAAGTTTATAAAATCAGACTGGGGTGAAATGAGTCAGGAAAAGTTACCAATCTTTTTCTTGAGGAGTTTTCTCGGGGAGTCAGGCTTTGCACACGGTAAGCGGGCTGCTCTAACGTGTGTCCTGGCACTGGGTGAGGACAGGTGAGGGCTGGCAAGTGCCCCATGCCTCTGGAGATGCAGCCAACTCTATGAAGGGAGGCACAGACCCACCCGAGCTCGCATGGCAGAGTGCCATCAGCCCACCTCACCCACAGACCTGCTGAGTCAGGGGgtgtttatttctaaaaactCTCCAGGTGACAGTGATGTACAGACAGGTCTGAGAATCACAGATCTAGTGCAACCCTTAGAAGTGACTGGAAGTCTGTAGAGATCAAGTGACTTTTGTAAGGTAGCACAGTGAGTTTTGAGAGTTGGGACTCACTTTCCCAGTCCCCAGTTTTCAAAACAAACGGCAAGAAGAAACCTATTATAAATACATCAGACATCCACTGGAATTTGActaaaggagattttaaaaaagtgtgGAGCTGAAACCGGAGGGAACGGAAGATGCTGCACAGCCGAGGGACAATTGCCCCCACACCCACACTGGCAGGGAGGGGTGCAGAGGGGACGGCGAGCCCCACCCCGGAGGGTCCAGACTGACAGGTGCCACAGCCTGAGGGCCCCACTGTACGCCAGGGGGCAGCACTGAATCCCTCACACTGGCCGCTCTGGGCTCGAAGCAAGACCTGACAGCAAGGGAGGCCCTGTCCACAACTGCTAAGCGTCTTCTAGACCCAGAGGTTGTCTGCAATCATAATGCCAGTTTCAGACCCAACTGCAGCCCTTCCAGGGACCTCACAGCCTATCAGTAAGATTTCCACGCGCTTTCAAAGAGCATTCAAAAAGATCATTTGCTTTACAAAGAAATAAGTTTACTCTTCATAAAAGCCAAGCCTTTGTGTGCCTTGGTCCCACGGGAGGCTGGCTGGCGCGGCCATGGCGCGCGCTTACCTGGCCGGTTGAAGTCCATGGACGGCTGTTTGCAGTCCTGAGCACGGTGCCCAGTGGCCCCACAGTTGTAACAAGATAGGTTCCCGCTCTTTTTGTGACTGGAACCATTGCTATTGCCCACCAGCCCCTGGGTCTGGTACACCCCAGCCGTCCCCGTCATAAAGTTCTGCATGGGTGGCACTGCAAATGTGGACTGCCCGCTTAGGACGGGGTCTGGGGTCCCACTGCTGCTGTAGGGGGCGTGCACGACGGGGAAGGTGGAGCCGCCGCCATACTGCTGGGCGCTGACGTAGCCGCTGCTGCACATGGGACTGAAGGGCAAGAACGGGAAGGTGAACATGGACGGCCCGGAGAACGGGTGCTGGAAGTAGTTGGCGTAGCTTACGGTCAGGCCGCTTGAGCCGCAGCTACCGCTGCAGCCGCAGGACGTGCAGACGATGCAGCCCGGCGGTGGGGGTGCGGGCTGTGGGGGTGCCGGGGGctgctgatggtggtggtggtggtggtggtttggaTTCGAGGCAGGAATGTTTCCTGTGGAGCCGCCACCGCCACTGCTGCTATAGAAACTGCTTTCAGGGACGGAGGACAGCGCCGGgctggagctgggagctgggcagCTGGGCAACGTGGCCATGTTTGCAAAGGACGTGGAGGGGTGGCTGCTGGGAGAGGCAGTGTTGCTGTTCGCACAGAAGCCACCCTGCAGGGGGCCCACTGGCATACTGCTCATTGCAGAAAAGGCAACTTTGGTGTTGGCTGTGTACAGAGCAGTCCGGGGATTTATTATTGCAGGGGGCACACTCATTTGCACATTATTAGGACAGGAAGTTTGCCCAGAAATGGCAGAATCAGCAGGAACAGATGATGATAGCAGCAGTTTGATGGGCGGGCGGGCGGCATGGAGGACTGTGCTGGGCGTGCCCGTGGTGGCTGTGCTGGTCTCCACAACCAGGGCCGGCTGCTGTGCTGTCTTCAGCACCCTGTCCAGCGTGGACGCATGCACGACTTTGGCCCGGGGACCGAAGGAGACTGTGGGTGACATGGAGCTGCTCTCCGAAAGCCCAGAGAGAACCTGCACAGGCTGGTGGGGTGCGGACGTGGGCAGCACGTCCATCATGGCACTGGCAAAGCTCTTGTCCACTTTCATGCTGCTTCTTGGTCCAgatcctttattcctttcttctagAGACAAAAGTGAGTGCACAGAAGATGAGAGGAGCTTCATGTCTGCGCCTCCCCTTTCTGACTTGTGCACAGAATTCAGCATGCGGATGGGTGCTATGTGTGAGGCTGCGGTCAGCATctgtgggggcagggggtggtggcCTGACGGGCTGGAGCTGGCCTCATTCTGCACAGGAAGAACCTGGGCCGTGGGTCTGGCGGAACTGGAAGTGAAGTGGTTCAGTAGCATCACCGGCTTCTCCTTGTCGGTGCTCTCCAAGTGAATCTCCACACCTAGAGAGGGAAATAGAGTGGTCAGTGCTGTCTCACAGCTGGGCCAGGTTGAGCCAGCGCCATGCACGTGCCCTTACGTCTGTCGTTCTCCTCGGCGCTGTCGGAGCTCTCTTCCCGGGCCTGCACCCCcatggggctggaggaggagctggagtaCTCTGAGGAGCTGCCTTCCCGGGGCAGCTGGTGATGGGGCTGCTCCACTTCCACCCGAAGCTCTGCAGAAGAGGCACAGAGGAGCCGCCATCAGCTAGCGCTCCCAAAGGCTCAGCCCCGCTCCGTGCACCTGCATCACATCATCCACAGGTGCTCCTTCCAGGGGCAGGCAGGGCTCTCAGTCAGAAAACAAACACGCTGGCCCAGCCTCACGGTGATGGATATGGCAGGTTCAAATGGCAGCACTAGTCAACACCCCTTCAGCCAGGGCCCTGCCCGCCCCCACCACCAACTCCAGAACACTGCCGTGAATGTTGGAACCCCCGGCACCACCAGAAACCATCACAACACTGCACGGCGCACCGTCCAAAGGCTGGCCGAGTCACAAAGACCTTTCCAGTTAAATCACCACTTAAAATCCATCCTGGCACAGTATTTTCttcctgagccactgctcctccTATGATTTCTATGGTGAAGAAAACCTGGCTCACCTTGTGAGACAGTGGAGCAAGCGCACTAGGCGTCCTACCCTTTCTGGGAGGGGGAGAGGATGAAAACCAAACTGCTGAGACTGCAGGTCCCCCAGAGCAGGAAGGTCCACAGCGAGCCATCGTCACTGATGGGCCAACAGTAAAGGCACTGACTGAAACATGGCCTCTGGGCACCAGTCCTGGGGAGGAAGGTGCTCCCGTCTTGTTTCTGCTCACCCTCAGGCACTCGCTCTCACTGTGGCCGTTTCTGGACCTGATCCTGAACGTGTTGCCCAAGCAACTTCAGGGAGGTGGCTGCCCTCCAGCTCCTAAGCCAACTGTCCATTCTATTTTCTTACAGCAGAGACTATAACggttaaaataatagaaaatgagtacaaagatttaaaaatgtaaaaatcaaatgagTGTGATCTGAAGTATAATGATCATCAAAAAGAACACAAGGTCCTCTGCATACAAGTAACCCATCTGCCCAACACACCAGTCCTCTCTTTGAACGAGTAACCCGTCTGCCCGACACACCCTCGCTCACCTGCTGCGTGGCTGCCCCGTCCCGACTGCACGGGCCCGACATGGCTGGTCGGGGGCACTCGAGCCACACCACTGCTGGTGACCAGCGACGGGGCCGAGGGGTTCAGGCACCGTCTCTCTGACTTCTCCCTGTGAAACCATGAAGCACAGGAACAAGTGAGCCCTGCCTGCATGGGCTGCCTCACACATGGCTTCCAGATGCATCCACTCCACAGGGTGACTGCCCCAAATCATCAAGGAAAGGAAGTAATTCTGATTGCTCACATTCACTATAAAGGTCCTTTCCTGTCACACCAAAGCCACATTTGTAGAACTTTAAAAGAATgacttggccgggtgcagtggctcacgcctgtaatcccagtactttgggaggccaaggcaagtggatcacctgaggtcgagattGGAGACCAGcacggccaacatgatgaagcctcatttctactaaaaataccaaaaatgagctgggtgtggtggcgggcacctgtaaccccagctacttgggaggctgaggcaggagaatcgcttgaaccaggaggcagagactgtagtgagctgagatgtgccactgcactccagcctgggagacacagagcaagactccgtctgaatgaatgaatgaatgaatgaatgcatgcatgacTAAGGACTGGATAAGCAACACAAAGTGATCCAATCACTGGTATTTACACTGGAAGCCCCAGCGCTCCATTCAGCACATGAGGAACAGAAACAAACCCAGGTTTCAAACTCACTTCTCCAGCTCCAGCTGGGTCTTGAGCTTCTTCTTTGCGCCCATGGTGAGGGACTCGAATTTATTCAGATCTTCTTCAGTAAGGCTTAAAAACTTtcacagaaaaaacaaatgacaaagttACTGAGACATTAGTTAGGATTCTGAGAACAAAGAAGTTGGAGTTGAATTTAGGGTAAATTTATTCCACCTCTTGGATAAGCAAACAGACCCTACTGAACTAGGCAATTACAGTCTGGGGAATACCAGAGCCCTTGCTTGGTAAATGACTTGGTGTCAATGGTTCAACTCCGAGACATGGTTCTGAGCAAAAGCGTTCCCGGCCCATCCACGGCACCTTCCGTGGAGGCTGTGTGGATGAGCACACCACTCTGTCAAAAGTACCCACTTGCTCTCTGCTCTGTAAGTCACCAGCAGTTAAATGCTGTGGGGCAGGTGACTAAAGAAAACGTCTGTTTAAGTCACAGTTTCAACCGCCATGGAGATGTGGTTTGTGACAGCGCCCCACCCTCCCCAGGACAGCTCCATCAGAATGCAGTTCCtttagaacaggtgtccccaaactacagcccgcgggccgcatgcggccccctgaggccatttatccggccccccctcccccgccacacttcaggaaggggcacctccttcattggtggtcagtgagaggagcacagtatgtggcggccctccaacggtctgagggacagtgaactggccccctatgtaaaaagtttggggacgcctgctttagaacCTGCCACCCTCTGCTGgacggtctttttttttttttttttttttttttctgagatgaagtcttgctcttgttgcacaggctggagcgcagtggcaggatctcagctcactgcaacctccgcttcccaggttcaagtgattctcctgcctcagcctcccaagtagctgggactacaggtgtccaccaccatgcccggctagtttttgtacctttagtagagaccgggtttcaccatgttggccaggctggtctagaactactgacctcaagtgagccacctgccttggcctcccaaagtgctgggatgacaggcatgagccaccgtgcccagctggaatGGTCTTCTTATAATGGCTCTTTGCTTACAAAATCACCATCACTTCAAAGACGACCGAAACTCTGTCAGGCAGCAAGTGATCCAGAAAAGCAGATGCCATCCACACTGGATGGTGTATGGCCACTGCATTGTGTCAGCTGGTGCTATGCTCACACAGCAGCGTCTAGTTTTCACGTTATTTCCTAATGGAATTTGTGATATAGGCCATCTCAgtgaaaatataagaataaaacatttaaaactttttaggaTTCACAAATCCTAAACAGAGGGTGTTACAAATAGACTTACAATTTTGACTTAACTATGTAGTAAAAGCTTTATTTCTAGATTCAATTGTAGATTTttccagaaattaaatttttacatAGATAAAAGCCACCAAGCTGGTTTGCCCAGCAGAGGGAGCCCAGAGCTCAAACAGATTGTATAGGTTTCATCTACTTTTATCAGTGACATCGAGACTTaagaaatttcagaatttttttaacaataaaaaagtgttcctcgccgggcgcggtggctcaagcctgtaatcccagcactttgggaggccgaggcgggtggatcacaaggtcaagagatcaagaccatcccggtcaacatggtgaaaccccgtctctactaaaaatacaaaaaactagctgggtgtggtggcgcgtgcctgtaat
This region includes:
- the ZCCHC14 gene encoding zinc finger CCHC domain-containing protein 14 isoform X2 produces the protein MVEKRCPLQRDGVYRWFSELPSPQRVEFLCGLLDLCIPLELRFLGSCLEDLARKDYHSLRDSEIKANNPADLGSLTNLTDEVVRSKLLVSLALLGSEQREAAGVLYRTLTHIDSIIHNYGLQLNEGRTGDEFLLLFTMASNHPAFSFHQKQVLRQELTQIQSSLNGGGGHGGKGAPGPGGVLPTCPACHKITPRTEAPVSSISNSLENALHTSAHSTEESLPKRPLGKHSKVSVEKIDLKGLSHTKNDRNVECSFEVLWSDSSITSVTKSSSEVTEFISKLSQLYPEENLEKLIPCLAGPDAFYMERNHVDLDSGLRYLASLPSHVLKNDHVRRFLSTSSPPQQLQSPSPGNPSLSKVGTVMGVSGRPVCGVAGIPSSQSGAQHHGQHPAGSAAPLPHCSHTGSAGSALAYRTQMDTSPAILMPSSLQTPQTQEQNGILDWLRKLRLHKYYPVFKQLTMEKFLSLTEEDLNKFESLTMGAKKKLKTQLELEKEKSERRCLNPSAPSLVTSSGVARVPPTSHVGPVQSGRGSHAAELRVEVEQPHHQLPREGSSSEYSSSSSSPMGVQAREESSDSAEENDRRVEIHLESTDKEKPVMLLNHFTSSSARPTAQVLPVQNEASSSPSGHHPLPPQMLTAASHIAPIRMLNSVHKSERGGADMKLLSSSVHSLLSLEERNKGSGPRSSMKVDKSFASAMMDVLPTSAPHQPVQVLSGLSESSSMSPTVSFGPRAKVVHASTLDRVLKTAQQPALVVETSTATTGTPSTVLHAARPPIKLLLSSSVPADSAISGQTSCPNNVQMSVPPAIINPRTALYTANTKVAFSAMSSMPVGPLQGGFCANSNTASPSSHPSTSFANMATLPSCPAPSSSPALSSVPESSFYSSSGGGGSTGNIPASNPNHHHHHHHQQPPAPPQPAPPPPGCIVCTSCGCSGSCGSSGLTVSYANYFQHPFSGPSMFTFPFLPFSPMCSSGYVSAQQYGGGSTFPVVHAPYSSSGTPDPVLSGQSTFAVPPMQNFMTGTAGVYQTQGLVGNSNGSSHKKSGNLSCYNCGATGHRAQDCKQPSMDFNRPGTFRLKYAPPAESLDSTD